The nucleotide sequence CCAGCGGGCGACCTTGGCGTGCTCGTCGGGGGTCCGGCCGGGAGCCTGGAGCGCCACGAACGGCAGCAACCGCGCGATCACCTGGTCGTGGTCGGCGCCGGTGTCGAAGTCCATCGAGACGGTGACCTGGTCGATCGTGTGCAGGGCGATCTCGGCCATCTGGTAGATCGTGGCGTCCGCCCAGTCCAGCTTCGCCTTGCGCGCGTCGAGGTCGTGCAAGGGCGCTGTGCAGGCCAGCGCCTTGAGGCGGCGGGTCAGCCCCTCGTCGGCCAGCCCCATCCCGGTCAGCTCGTCGTCTCGCACAGCAGGCCAGGCTAGTCGCCGCCCCTCGCACCCCGCACGGGTGACCGGGGTGCCCGGCGCGCCGGGCGGCGGTAGCGTCTGGTTCATGCGTGAAATGAGCCGGGACGAATGGTGGAAGTTCGCGAGCGAGGGCACGCGGACGGGCATGCTCGGCCTGGTCCGCGCCAACGGGGCGCCGATCGTGACGCCGGTGTGGTTCCTGCTGAACGAGGGGCCGGACGGTGACGAGCTGATCTTCACCACCGGCACCGACACTCTCAAGGGGAAGGCGCTGCGACGCGATCCGCGGCTTTCGCTGGCCGTCGACGACCAGAAGCCGCCGTACTCGTACGTGCAGTTCACCGCCGAAGCCGTGCTGCACAACGACCTGGACGAGATGCTCGAATGGGCGACCAGGCTCGGTGGGCGCTACATGGGCGAGGACAAGGCCGAGGCCTACGGGAAGCGGAACGCCGTCCCGGAGGAGTCGTTGGTGCGGGCGCGGATCACGAAGGTGATCGCACGGGCGGACATCGCGGGGTGAGGTTCCGGCTTCACTGGATACTTGTGCGCGTGAAGGCCCCCTTCCCTCGACTGAGCCGAGGGAAGGGGGCCTTCACGCGTGTTCGGCTTGTCGGGCGAGGGCGCATTCGGGGGCATGACTCTGCGTGTTGATGTTGGTCAAGTATTGACACGAAGCACCCTCTGGTGTGTGATCTGAACCATAGATAGGAAAGTTTCCTAACTAAAACTCCACGTCCCCCGCCGGGCTCGCCCGGTCCGCCGTTGCACCCTCCCGAACCCCGAACTTTCACTCATGGAGGCTCCAGTGGCACCCCGACCACCGTGGCGCGCGCTGCTCACGTGCGCCGCCGCGACGGCGATGACCTTCGCCGTCCTGCCGGCTCTGCCCGCCGGCGCGGCACCGACCGATCACGAATCCGAAGCCTCGACGATCTCCCAAGGCGCCGTCGAAAAGAACCACGCGGGCTACTCCGGCACCGGGTTCGTGAACTTCGACAACGTCGCCGGCAGCTACGTCGAGTACACGGTGAACGCCGCACAGGCCGGAACCCAGACGCTGACCTTCCGCTACGCCAACGGAACCACGATCGACCGGCCCGTCTCCTTGAGCGTCAACGGCACCGCCGCCGGGACTCTGTCCTTCCCCGGCACCGGCGCGTGGACCACCTGGAAGACCGTCACCAAGGACGTCGCGCTGGCCGCCGGGGCCAACAAGATCCGCACCACCGCGACGACCGCGAACGGCGGGCCGAACGCGGACAAGCTCACCGTGAGCGGGGTGGTCGACGCCGAAGCGCCGACCCCGCCGAAGAACCTGGCCGCCAAGGACATCAAGGCCCGCAGCGCCACCTTCACCTGGGAGGCCGCGACCGACAACGTCGGCGTGGTCCGCTACGACGTCATGCGCGGCGGCAACGTTCTCAAGACCGTCGACGGGAACACGCTCACCACCACCGTCGACGACCTGCAGCCGAACACGGCCTACGACATCTCGGTCGGCGCCTTCGACGCGGCCGGAAACCCCTCGCAGCAAAGCAATGTCGTCCAGTTCACGACACCGCCCAGCGGGGACACCACACCGCCGACGGTGCCGGGGAACCTTCGCTCGACGTCGGTGACGGCGAACAGCGTCTCCTTGGCGTGGAACGCTTCCACGGACAACAGCGGCACGATCGCCGGTTACGACGTGTACCAGGGCACCGCGAAGGTCGCGACGACGCCTTCGCTCGAAGCCACGGTGACCGGCCTGACGGCGAACACGTCGTACACGTTCACGGTGAAGGCGCGTGACCTCGACGGCAATGCCTCGGCCGCGAGCACCGCACTGACCGCGAAGACGAGCGGCGCGGCGGGCGGCGGGATTCCCGAGTACGACAAGGACATCACGAAGGCGGACCTCGCCTGGTCGGTCGACTTCCTGCCGGACGGCACGGCGCTGGCGACCGAACGGGACCGGTTCGAGATCCTGCGGATCACGCCGTCGGGCGAGAAGACCACGGTCGGCAAGGTACCGGGCGCGGTCGGCACCAACGGCGAGGGCGGCTTGCTCGGCATCGCGATCTCGCCGAACTACGCCACCGATCACGCGATCTACCTGTACCACACGGCGTCCGGCGACAACCGGATCGTGAAGATGACCTACGAGAACGGAAAGCTGTCCTCGTCCTCGACGCCGGTGCTCACCGGGATCGCCAAGAACCGTTACCACAACGGCGGAAGGCTGCGCTTCGGCCCGGACGGCAAGCTGTACGCCACCGTCGGCGACGGGCAGAACAAGGACACCGCGCAGAACAAGGGCTCGCTCAACGGGAAGATCCTGCGGGTCAACCCCGACGGATCGGCGCCGAGCGACAACCCGTTCTTCTCCACCGGCGGCAACGCCCGCTACGTGTGGAGCTTCGGGCACCGCAACCCGCAGGGCCTGGCGTGGGACTCCCGCGGCCAGCTGTGGGCTTCGGAGTTCGGTGACGGCAAACTGGACGAGCTCAACCTGATCCAGAAGGGCGGCAACTTCGGCTGGCCCCAGTGCGAGGGCACCAGCGGAACCTGCGGTGGCACGGTCGCGCCGAAGAAGACCTGGCCGACCAGTTCCGGCGGGCCGAGCGGGATCGAGATCGTCAACGACTGGATCTACGTCGCGGCCGTCACCAGCGAACAGCTCTTCGCCACGCAGATCAACGCGGCGGGCAACGGCGTCGGTTCGGTGCAGTCGCTGTTCTCCGGCCGCTGGGGCAGGCTCCGCTCGGTCACCAAGACCCCGGATGGCGGCCTGTGGGTCACCTCGACCAACGCGGACAAGAACGGCGGCACCCCGAGCGGGATCGACAACGTCGTGGTCCGGCTGAAGTTCCCCGGCGCCTCGCAGCCGGGAGCGTTCAAGCTGACCAGTTCGGCGTTCGCCGACAACGCGTCGATCCCGGACAAGTTCACCTGCGCCGGTGACGGCACCGCCGGCCAGGACACGTCCCCGCCGCTGGCGTGGGGCGCCGGGACGACCGGCGCCAAGGGATACGCGATCGTCTTCGCCGACGTGGCCAACAACGGCAACAAACTGCACTGGGCGATCTGGGACATCCCGGCGTCCTCGGGGTCCACGGTTTCACTGCCCGAGGGCCTGGGAGCGGGCTACACCGTCCCGAACCAGAACGGCGCCAAGCAGAAGGCCATGGGCAGCGGGGCGAACTCGCAGAAGTACTTCGGCCCCTGCCCCGGTGGCTCCAGCCATCCCTACACCTTCACGCTCTACGCCCTGAAGTCGGCGACGGTGCCGGGCTTGTCCTCGTCCTCGACGATGGCGCAGATCGAGACGGCGATCAAGAACGCGTCGACGGCCAACGTCACGCTACGCGGCAAATCCAGCGCCGCGTCCTGAGTCACGGCCGGGGTGTCCGGAGCGGCGCCGGGCACCCCGACCGTATCCAGTGTGAGCTGGAGGAAAGCCACCCCGCCCGGGATCTCCCGGCGGGGTGGTTTTTCGTTCACCAGCCGAACAGGTTCCGCATGATCCGCCCGCACCGCTCGGTCATCGCCGCGGCGTCCTGGTCCGGCTGGTCGATCCACCAGCTGATCAGCGAATCGACCACGCCGGTCCACACCTGCGCGATCGCCTCGATGTCGCGATCGTCGTCCAGGCCCCGTGAGCGCATCAGCTGGGCGGCGCCGACCAGCGCGAACCCGTCGAGCCGGTAGCGGTAGTCGATCGCGACGCCGGCGATCTCACCCGTCGAAGGCACCGTCGGGTCGCGGAGCAGCTTCCAGGCGTACCGGTCGTTGTCGAACGTCTCGAAAATGGCCGAGAGCACCGC is from Amycolatopsis lurida and encodes:
- a CDS encoding PPOX class F420-dependent oxidoreductase, with the translated sequence MREMSRDEWWKFASEGTRTGMLGLVRANGAPIVTPVWFLLNEGPDGDELIFTTGTDTLKGKALRRDPRLSLAVDDQKPPYSYVQFTAEAVLHNDLDEMLEWATRLGGRYMGEDKAEAYGKRNAVPEESLVRARITKVIARADIAG
- a CDS encoding PQQ-dependent sugar dehydrogenase, with protein sequence MTFAVLPALPAGAAPTDHESEASTISQGAVEKNHAGYSGTGFVNFDNVAGSYVEYTVNAAQAGTQTLTFRYANGTTIDRPVSLSVNGTAAGTLSFPGTGAWTTWKTVTKDVALAAGANKIRTTATTANGGPNADKLTVSGVVDAEAPTPPKNLAAKDIKARSATFTWEAATDNVGVVRYDVMRGGNVLKTVDGNTLTTTVDDLQPNTAYDISVGAFDAAGNPSQQSNVVQFTTPPSGDTTPPTVPGNLRSTSVTANSVSLAWNASTDNSGTIAGYDVYQGTAKVATTPSLEATVTGLTANTSYTFTVKARDLDGNASAASTALTAKTSGAAGGGIPEYDKDITKADLAWSVDFLPDGTALATERDRFEILRITPSGEKTTVGKVPGAVGTNGEGGLLGIAISPNYATDHAIYLYHTASGDNRIVKMTYENGKLSSSSTPVLTGIAKNRYHNGGRLRFGPDGKLYATVGDGQNKDTAQNKGSLNGKILRVNPDGSAPSDNPFFSTGGNARYVWSFGHRNPQGLAWDSRGQLWASEFGDGKLDELNLIQKGGNFGWPQCEGTSGTCGGTVAPKKTWPTSSGGPSGIEIVNDWIYVAAVTSEQLFATQINAAGNGVGSVQSLFSGRWGRLRSVTKTPDGGLWVTSTNADKNGGTPSGIDNVVVRLKFPGASQPGAFKLTSSAFADNASIPDKFTCAGDGTAGQDTSPPLAWGAGTTGAKGYAIVFADVANNGNKLHWAIWDIPASSGSTVSLPEGLGAGYTVPNQNGAKQKAMGSGANSQKYFGPCPGGSSHPYTFTLYALKSATVPGLSSSSTMAQIETAIKNASTANVTLRGKSSAAS
- a CDS encoding TetR/AcrR family transcriptional regulator; protein product: MTEARAVGTKGVPREERETQIVRAGTEEFGKNGYAGASMVEIARRVGVTKPLLYQYFGSKDGLYLACLHRAGDRLTEGVAETMAAEAEPPERMPLAVLSAIFETFDNDRYAWKLLRDPTVPSTGEIAGVAIDYRYRLDGFALVGAAQLMRSRGLDDDRDIEAIAQVWTGVVDSLISWWIDQPDQDAAAMTERCGRIMRNLFGW